A window of Phycodurus eques isolate BA_2022a chromosome 5, UOR_Pequ_1.1, whole genome shotgun sequence contains these coding sequences:
- the slc41a2a gene encoding solute carrier family 41 member 2 isoform X1, translating into MIASRAGFHLARSQLDIMVFPDSKDVITSGSKDKTPIQNHHLPQHSAGPNHLIPKVNILPVSVNYEPQDYTETDPLLPNECYSGSRFSGCEEAKMPRGAELPAESVYALVLQILVPFLLAGLGTVSAGLLLDVVQSWDIFQEIPEIFILLPAVLGMKGNLEMTLASRLSTAVNAGKMELANEKWMLIIGNLALKQLQSTVLALLASLVAMVLGWIADGRIPFDHVVLLCSTSVCTTFVASLLQGIIMVGVIIGSKRIGINPDNVATSMAASFGDLITLALLACFSQWFYSFIHLYLYVLYLLDLVLLCLIPLWIAISSKHADCRILLRTGWEPIITAMVISSMSGLILHQTVSDPNLAGIILYAPVINGIGGNLVSIQASRISTNLHLNFSSGEVPEDRRRCHQPCGAFFGSGPNHKSAKVLLLMVIPGQLIFLYAIHLIKGAHTMPSALFTVAFLTASLIQVFTLLFIADCVVHCLWRRGKDPDSYSIPYLTALGDLLGTALLSLAFLLLWCSGETAGV; encoded by the exons ATGAT agCAAGTAGAGCAGGATTCCATCTTGCCAGAAGCCAACTTGACATTATGGTATTCCCAGACTCAAAGGATGTGATAACAAGTGGGTCTAAGGATAAAACGCCCATCCAGAACCACCACTTACCACAACACTCTGCAGGACCGAACCATCTTATCCCTAAAGTTAATATTTTACCGGTCAGTGTCAATTATGAACCACAGGACTACACTGAGACAGACCCACTACTGCCCAATGAGTGCTACAGCGGGTCAAGATTCAGTGGGTGTGAGGAGGCAAAGATGCCACGTGGTGCAGAGTTACCTGCTGAGTCAGTCTACGCCTTGGTGCTGCAAATCCTGGTGCCGTTCCTTCTGGCTGGGCTGGGAACCGTCTCTGCTGGACTGCTTCTTGATGTGGTTCAG AGCTGGGACATATTCCAAGAAATCCCAGAGATCTTCATTTTGCTTCCTGCTGTGTTGGGCATGAAGGGAAACCTGGAAATGACGCTTGCCTCTCGACTGTCAACGGCG GTAAATGCGGGAAAAATGGAACTTGCAAACGAAAAGTGGATGTTGATCATTGGAAACCTGGCGCTCAAGCAG CTACAATCGACTGTTCTGGCCCTTTTAGCCTCCCTCGTGGCTATGGTGTTGGGCTGGATTGCCGATGGAAGGATACCATTTGATCACGTTGTCCTTCTGTGTTCAACCAGCGTTTGTACCACATTTGTGGCTTCACTGCTGCAGG GTATAATAATGGTGGGAGTGATTATCGGCTCAAAGCGAATTGGGATCAACCCTGACAATGTGGCCACATCCATGGCAGCCAGCTTTGGAGACCTCATCACTTTGGCCTTACTGGCCTGCTTCAGTCAGTGGTTCTACTCCTTCATTC acttgtatttgtatgtgttgtACCTCTTGGATCTGGTTTTGTTGTGCCTGATACCTCTGTGGATTGCGATCTCCTCCAAACACGCCGATTGTCGGATCCTCCTCCGTACTGGGTGGGAACCGATCATAACAGCAATGGTCATCAGCAG tATGAGTGGACTTATTCTTCACCAGACTGTGTCAGACCCAAACTTGGCCGGAATCATACTTTATGCCCCAGTTATCAATG GCATCGGAGGAAACCTGGTCTCCATACAAGCGAGCCGCATTTCCACAAATTTGCATTTGAATTTCTCATCTGGGGAGGTTCCCGAAGATCGTAGGAGATGCCACCAACCCTGTGGCGCCTTCTTTGGTTCAG GACCAAATCACAAATCTGCGAAGGTCCTGCTTCTTATGGTCATCCCGGGCCAGCTGATTTTCTTATACGCCATTCACCTGATAAAAGGGGCGCACACGATGCCCAGTGCTCTTTTCACTGTCGCGTTCTTGACCGCTTCCTTGATTCAG gtctttACCTTGCTGTTTATTGCTGACTGTGTGGTCCACTGTTTGTGGCGGAGGGGTAAAGACCCTGACAGTTACTCTATACCCTATCTCACAGCTCTTGGTGATCTTTTGGGGACTGCTCTTCTCTCCCTTGCCTTCTTGTTGCTTTGGTGCAGTGGAGAGACTGCCGGAGTATAA
- the slc41a2a gene encoding solute carrier family 41 member 2 isoform X2, producing MVFPDSKDVITSGSKDKTPIQNHHLPQHSAGPNHLIPKVNILPVSVNYEPQDYTETDPLLPNECYSGSRFSGCEEAKMPRGAELPAESVYALVLQILVPFLLAGLGTVSAGLLLDVVQSWDIFQEIPEIFILLPAVLGMKGNLEMTLASRLSTAVNAGKMELANEKWMLIIGNLALKQLQSTVLALLASLVAMVLGWIADGRIPFDHVVLLCSTSVCTTFVASLLQGIIMVGVIIGSKRIGINPDNVATSMAASFGDLITLALLACFSQWFYSFIHLYLYVLYLLDLVLLCLIPLWIAISSKHADCRILLRTGWEPIITAMVISSMSGLILHQTVSDPNLAGIILYAPVINGIGGNLVSIQASRISTNLHLNFSSGEVPEDRRRCHQPCGAFFGSGPNHKSAKVLLLMVIPGQLIFLYAIHLIKGAHTMPSALFTVAFLTASLIQVFTLLFIADCVVHCLWRRGKDPDSYSIPYLTALGDLLGTALLSLAFLLLWCSGETAGV from the exons ATGGTATTCCCAGACTCAAAGGATGTGATAACAAGTGGGTCTAAGGATAAAACGCCCATCCAGAACCACCACTTACCACAACACTCTGCAGGACCGAACCATCTTATCCCTAAAGTTAATATTTTACCGGTCAGTGTCAATTATGAACCACAGGACTACACTGAGACAGACCCACTACTGCCCAATGAGTGCTACAGCGGGTCAAGATTCAGTGGGTGTGAGGAGGCAAAGATGCCACGTGGTGCAGAGTTACCTGCTGAGTCAGTCTACGCCTTGGTGCTGCAAATCCTGGTGCCGTTCCTTCTGGCTGGGCTGGGAACCGTCTCTGCTGGACTGCTTCTTGATGTGGTTCAG AGCTGGGACATATTCCAAGAAATCCCAGAGATCTTCATTTTGCTTCCTGCTGTGTTGGGCATGAAGGGAAACCTGGAAATGACGCTTGCCTCTCGACTGTCAACGGCG GTAAATGCGGGAAAAATGGAACTTGCAAACGAAAAGTGGATGTTGATCATTGGAAACCTGGCGCTCAAGCAG CTACAATCGACTGTTCTGGCCCTTTTAGCCTCCCTCGTGGCTATGGTGTTGGGCTGGATTGCCGATGGAAGGATACCATTTGATCACGTTGTCCTTCTGTGTTCAACCAGCGTTTGTACCACATTTGTGGCTTCACTGCTGCAGG GTATAATAATGGTGGGAGTGATTATCGGCTCAAAGCGAATTGGGATCAACCCTGACAATGTGGCCACATCCATGGCAGCCAGCTTTGGAGACCTCATCACTTTGGCCTTACTGGCCTGCTTCAGTCAGTGGTTCTACTCCTTCATTC acttgtatttgtatgtgttgtACCTCTTGGATCTGGTTTTGTTGTGCCTGATACCTCTGTGGATTGCGATCTCCTCCAAACACGCCGATTGTCGGATCCTCCTCCGTACTGGGTGGGAACCGATCATAACAGCAATGGTCATCAGCAG tATGAGTGGACTTATTCTTCACCAGACTGTGTCAGACCCAAACTTGGCCGGAATCATACTTTATGCCCCAGTTATCAATG GCATCGGAGGAAACCTGGTCTCCATACAAGCGAGCCGCATTTCCACAAATTTGCATTTGAATTTCTCATCTGGGGAGGTTCCCGAAGATCGTAGGAGATGCCACCAACCCTGTGGCGCCTTCTTTGGTTCAG GACCAAATCACAAATCTGCGAAGGTCCTGCTTCTTATGGTCATCCCGGGCCAGCTGATTTTCTTATACGCCATTCACCTGATAAAAGGGGCGCACACGATGCCCAGTGCTCTTTTCACTGTCGCGTTCTTGACCGCTTCCTTGATTCAG gtctttACCTTGCTGTTTATTGCTGACTGTGTGGTCCACTGTTTGTGGCGGAGGGGTAAAGACCCTGACAGTTACTCTATACCCTATCTCACAGCTCTTGGTGATCTTTTGGGGACTGCTCTTCTCTCCCTTGCCTTCTTGTTGCTTTGGTGCAGTGGAGAGACTGCCGGAGTATAA
- the slc41a2a gene encoding solute carrier family 41 member 2 isoform X3 has translation MPRGAELPAESVYALVLQILVPFLLAGLGTVSAGLLLDVVQSWDIFQEIPEIFILLPAVLGMKGNLEMTLASRLSTAVNAGKMELANEKWMLIIGNLALKQLQSTVLALLASLVAMVLGWIADGRIPFDHVVLLCSTSVCTTFVASLLQGIIMVGVIIGSKRIGINPDNVATSMAASFGDLITLALLACFSQWFYSFIHLYLYVLYLLDLVLLCLIPLWIAISSKHADCRILLRTGWEPIITAMVISSMSGLILHQTVSDPNLAGIILYAPVINGIGGNLVSIQASRISTNLHLNFSSGEVPEDRRRCHQPCGAFFGSGPNHKSAKVLLLMVIPGQLIFLYAIHLIKGAHTMPSALFTVAFLTASLIQVFTLLFIADCVVHCLWRRGKDPDSYSIPYLTALGDLLGTALLSLAFLLLWCSGETAGV, from the exons ATGCCACGTGGTGCAGAGTTACCTGCTGAGTCAGTCTACGCCTTGGTGCTGCAAATCCTGGTGCCGTTCCTTCTGGCTGGGCTGGGAACCGTCTCTGCTGGACTGCTTCTTGATGTGGTTCAG AGCTGGGACATATTCCAAGAAATCCCAGAGATCTTCATTTTGCTTCCTGCTGTGTTGGGCATGAAGGGAAACCTGGAAATGACGCTTGCCTCTCGACTGTCAACGGCG GTAAATGCGGGAAAAATGGAACTTGCAAACGAAAAGTGGATGTTGATCATTGGAAACCTGGCGCTCAAGCAG CTACAATCGACTGTTCTGGCCCTTTTAGCCTCCCTCGTGGCTATGGTGTTGGGCTGGATTGCCGATGGAAGGATACCATTTGATCACGTTGTCCTTCTGTGTTCAACCAGCGTTTGTACCACATTTGTGGCTTCACTGCTGCAGG GTATAATAATGGTGGGAGTGATTATCGGCTCAAAGCGAATTGGGATCAACCCTGACAATGTGGCCACATCCATGGCAGCCAGCTTTGGAGACCTCATCACTTTGGCCTTACTGGCCTGCTTCAGTCAGTGGTTCTACTCCTTCATTC acttgtatttgtatgtgttgtACCTCTTGGATCTGGTTTTGTTGTGCCTGATACCTCTGTGGATTGCGATCTCCTCCAAACACGCCGATTGTCGGATCCTCCTCCGTACTGGGTGGGAACCGATCATAACAGCAATGGTCATCAGCAG tATGAGTGGACTTATTCTTCACCAGACTGTGTCAGACCCAAACTTGGCCGGAATCATACTTTATGCCCCAGTTATCAATG GCATCGGAGGAAACCTGGTCTCCATACAAGCGAGCCGCATTTCCACAAATTTGCATTTGAATTTCTCATCTGGGGAGGTTCCCGAAGATCGTAGGAGATGCCACCAACCCTGTGGCGCCTTCTTTGGTTCAG GACCAAATCACAAATCTGCGAAGGTCCTGCTTCTTATGGTCATCCCGGGCCAGCTGATTTTCTTATACGCCATTCACCTGATAAAAGGGGCGCACACGATGCCCAGTGCTCTTTTCACTGTCGCGTTCTTGACCGCTTCCTTGATTCAG gtctttACCTTGCTGTTTATTGCTGACTGTGTGGTCCACTGTTTGTGGCGGAGGGGTAAAGACCCTGACAGTTACTCTATACCCTATCTCACAGCTCTTGGTGATCTTTTGGGGACTGCTCTTCTCTCCCTTGCCTTCTTGTTGCTTTGGTGCAGTGGAGAGACTGCCGGAGTATAA
- the si:ch211-106e7.2 gene encoding uncharacterized protein si:ch211-106e7.2, with protein MYLAWLNLDPSSQHLAQLTRNTVDPGVKPQQSATSYENGPTPKWESTQVSHQTAGGKHVGYQRTFVNIHKPSCNVQGGQPFHGDGCQNTVNNSSIKSGSDLMLKTMCYQDEKRQFTLEYRPTPPTSNSNMSSPALQHSRNEGLHEAYNKVSSRPKLVTFPTATTLQVIQEVSKRGAQSSSAHNTGISVDKTKYTLYPSAHTGNVFFNLKNVVVRPPSTGQSLQVSSLNQPTKQFSSTVFDGSQTNSSPAAEMRHNIIGTPLLGSSYQQTATRQRERLVTADSKVARLTKSLPLLSRLILAPGSVTDSTQPLSTNNLNDNSSSARVVAVVQPLSPHCNTMTCASKSPATHNFNVPTVDTQNKMTTEDCRNPLERQIQLSNKSLSMHMSATGHADDLLCEEVSVHTSATKQSDDTLSKGHCIGACAPQRVNVEAPEKDKWASNKDEMPLNAKASIFQLSALPTTKWTLKELALLGEGLEMHNAPKNDDLRKQLLVMFWGGSVKNLVSILKAKSYSVLLNCAHSFCAHYGREDAVVLSQVDSSFADQLQYFHVLKDGEVYTEPPYTSSWLNKNEQLDDIDKEFGPNISRNVSDNQPGPVKRVTDIPTPTLPKAPRLDLETVDKECNDSLYLFKIEVLPPEEAKAIFEQGHVMMSQTKPSISQPEEVTNTLDAVVDEPVQELHVTSGSKVDGPIQHFCCIAKWKESMFGSKTLLKDKCQCNEERCKPTKKQEQMNCQQFTMEPDLQSHSLDKDMESDSEEKRTASLPTINWLEICNEISGTFELNDDEETNDLHEQQPRESQPTIVSVNKENVSNCENITNRIPDIEEGCNKAQLKSAESCQSTDSSSRSSDRWTENQIETPISPIDEHGGQAPMASKSPLDTEQIQCSAKPGDQTDVRKPKAHETDGRKRKRRNNANSVFPYLKKLMNKNMDSHEVEDVSKTKIVVGSDRETLADKRTVQLKLFGSLPQEKCILVHRHNESTTPPNVVYARVDEQKLDKSGLNSFGSATKRTLSQTKKKLGAKMKAIRDRQKKFGSQNYKPVVDQQRKSFKHDRRTKETGTQAVLPIQENVLKFSVLPNSFSFEDESAGERERTENSSDEPLSESGKKSPNKKSRVDVWSHFPVKESSSVHPVPGSKSADVFAEYQKKYTEKSQPSVTP; from the exons ATGTACCTGGCGTGGCTAAATCTCGACCCATCCTCACAACATCTGGCCCAACTTACCCGTAACACAGTGGATCCAGGAGTGAAACCACAACAGAGTGCAACTTCTTACGAAAATGGACCGACACCAAAATGGGAAAGCACACAAGTTTCTCATCAGACAGCCGGAGGGAAGCATGTTGGCTACCAGAGGACATTTGTTAATATTCATAAGCCTTCTTGCAATGTGCAAGGAGGACAGCCTTTCCATGGAGATGGATGTCAAAATACTGTTAATAATTCATCAATTAAAAGCGGGTCTGACCTTATGTTAAAAACGATGTGTTATCAGGATGAGAAGAGACAATTTACATTGGAATACAGACCAACACCACCTACATCCAATAGTAACATGTCTTCTCCTGCTCTTCAACATAGCAGGAATGAGGGCTTGCATGAAGCGTATAACAAAGTTTCATCGAGACCTAAATTAGTCACCTTTCCAACAGCGACCACACTTCAAGTGATACAGGAGGTTTCAAAGAGAGGAGCTCAATCCTCTTCTGCGCACAACACAGGCATTTCAGTCGACAAAACTAAATACACATTGTATCCTTCTGCCCATACTGGAAATGTTTTCTTCAATCTCAAAAATGTTGTTGTAAGACCCCCATCTACTGGACAAAGTTTGCAGGTTTCCAGCTTGAATCAGCCAACAAAGCAATTTTCATCCACAGTATTTGATGGCAGTCAAACAAATTCCTCCCCAGCAGCAGAGATGAGGCATAATATAATTGGGACACCTCTACTGGGATCCAGTTATCAACAAACCGCAACACGACAGCGTGAACGACTGGTTACCGCTGACTCAAAAGTTGCACGTTTGACAAAATCACTTCCACTCCTATCGCGCTTGATACTGGCCCCTGGATCAGTGACCGATAGCACACAGCCGTTATCGACTAATAATCTAAATGACAACTCCAGTTCTGCAAGAGTTGTCGCTGTTGTGCAACCATTGTCGCCACATTGCAATACGATGACCTGTGCAAGCAAAAGTCCCGCAACACACAACTTTAATGTACCCACTGTGGACACACAGAACAAGATGACAACTGAGGATTGTAGGAATCCCCTCGAAAGACAAATTCAGCTGTCCAACAAATCTCTGAGTATGCACATGTCAGCTACCGGACATGCAGATGACCTTCTATGTGAAGAAGTGAGTGTGCATACATCAGCTACCAAACAATCAGATGACACGCTGAGTAAAGGCCATTGTATTGGAGCATGTGCGCCACAGCGTGTCAACGTTGAAGCTCCAGAAAAAGACAAGTGGGCGAGTAACAAAGATGAGATGCCACTAAATGCGAAGGCCAGCATTTTTCAACTGTCCGCTCTCCCAACCACAAAGTGGACCTTGAAAGAATTGGCTTTGTTGGGTGAAGGATTGGAGATGCACAATGCACCTAAAAATGATGATTTACGAAAACAACTATTGGTCATGTTTTGGGGTGGGAGTGTTAAAAATTTGGTTAGTATTCTTAAGGCAAAGTCCTATTCGGTCTTGCTTAATTGTGCTCATTCATTTTGTGCCCATTATGGGAGAGAAGACGCTGTTGTGCTGTCACAGGTGGACTCCTCGTTTGCCGATCAACTCCAGTACTTTCATGTTCTTAAAGATGGAGAGGTTTACACAGAACCGCCCTACACGTCGTCAtggttgaataaaaatgaacagctggaTGATATCGACAAAGAATTCGGCCCGAATATTTCCAGAAATGTGAGTGACAACCAGCCCGGTCCAGTTAAAAGAGTCACCGACATTCCAACACCAACTCTTCCTAAGGCTCCCAGACTTGACCTTGAAACAGTCGACAAAGAATGTAATGACTCTCTCTACTTATTCAAGATTGAAGTTTTGCCACCAGAAGAGGCAAAAGCTATCTTTGAGCAAGGCCATGTAATGATGTCACAAACTAAACCAAGTATTAGTCAACCAGAGGAAGTCACGAATACTTTGGATGCAGTGGTAGATGAGCCTGTCCAAGAGCTACATGTTACAAGCGGCTCCAAAGTAGATGGTCCCATccaacatttctgctgcattgCAAAGTGGAAAGAAAGCATGTTTGGTTCCAAAACTCTGTTGAAGGATAAATGCCAGTGCAACGAAGAGCGATGCAAACCTACTAAGAAGCAAGAACAAATGAACTGTCAACAGTTTACAATGGAACCTGATCTTCAATCTCATTCGCTGGACAAAGACATGGAATCGGACAGTGAGGAGAAAAGGACCGCCAGCCTTCCAACAATAAATTGGCTTGAAATATGCAACGAAATCAGTGGGACCTTTGAATTAAATGACGACGAAGAAACAAATGATCTGCATGAGCAACAGCCAAGAGAGAGCCAGCCCACAATTGTAAGTGTAAACAAAGAAAACGTCTCCAACTGTGAGAATATTACCAACCGCATTCCTGACATTGAAGAGGGTTGCAACAAAGCTCAGCTGAAATCTGCAGAAAGTTGCCAGTCAACTGATAGCAGCAGCAGGAGTTCTGATCGTTGGACCGAAAATCAAATTGAGACTCCTATATCACCCATCGATGAACATGGTGGACAAGCTCCAATGGCATCAAAGTCACCATTGGATACTGAACAAATACAATGCAGTGCAAAGCCTGGAGATCAGACGGATGTCCGTAAACCTAAAGCACATGAGACTGATGGAAGGAAACGGAAGAGACGTAACAATGCTAACAGTGTTTTTCCTTACCTGAAGAAGttgatgaacaaaaacatggaTTCACATGAAGTCGAAGATGTTTCAAAAACTAAGATTGTTGTTGGCTCCGATAGGGAAACTTTGGCAGACAAGAGAACTGTCCAGCTGAAGCTGTTTGGCTCACTACCACAGGAAAAGTGTATTTTAGTTCATCGACACAATGAATCAACAACACCGCCGAACGTTGTTTACGCAAGGGTTGACGAGCAAAAACTGGATAAAAGTGGCTTAAACTCATTTGGTTCAGCTACAAAAAGGACTTTatctcaaactaaaaaaaagctTGGAGCCAAAATGAAAGCAATTAGAGACCGACAAAAGAAATTTGGCTCCCAAAATTACAAGCCTGTTGTTGACCAACAAAGAAAGTCTTTTAAACATGACCGAAGAACGAAGGAAACTGGAACCCAGGCAGTTTTGCCCATCCAGGAGAATGTCTTGAAGTTCAGTGTTTTGCCCAACAGCTTCAGCTTTGAAGATGAATCAGCGGGTGAGAGAGAGCGCACCGAAAATTCTTCAG ATGAACCTCTCTCAGAATCTGGAAAGAAAAGCCCTAATAAAAAGAGCAGAG TGGATGTGTGGAGTCATTTTCCCGTAAAGGAGTCGTCTTCTGTACACCCTGTTCCTGGGTCCAAAAGCGCTGACGTCTTCGCAGAGTATCAGAAGAAATACACAGAGAAGTCACAGCCATCAGTTACTCCGTAG